A single genomic interval of Adhaeribacter pallidiroseus harbors:
- a CDS encoding nitrate reductase has translation MKKNKSHRFKTTCSYCGVGCGIVVEQDAKGKIRVEGDAEHPVNRGMLCSKGLNLHYVVSDHSDRLLYPEMRWAKNQPRQRVSWDTALDRAAAVFKTIIDKYGPDSVGFYASGQCLTEEYYIVNKLVKGYLGTNNLDTNSRLCMSSAVVGYKMALGEDAVPASYDDIELADCFLIAGANPAWCHPIIYRRLEQHKEQHPEIKVIVVDPRRTQTCALADLHLQINPGTDIILYHAIARYLIEENLIDAAFVQNHTDGFENFKKFVFQTSLEEAAFTCDVPVSDIKLAATYIGNANGFISMWAMGLNQSVIGVDKNLALLNLSLVTGQIGKPGSGPLSLTGQPNAMGGREVGGMANLLSAHRDLANPVHRQEVANYWGVPSVPAQPGLTATEMFQALRDDKLKAVWIICTNPLVSLPDAGLMEEALKKARFVVVQDISNKADTLQYADLVLPAAGWLEKSGTMTNSERRISYLNKVVSPPGEALPDVEILCRFAKKMNFSGFDYKRTDEIYEEHARLTKGTNIDISGLNYEALQEKRSIQWPVPALGHEGTPRLFTDHQFYTPNKRAKILTPATIYNQSEQVSPEFPLILTTGRVRDQWHTMTRTGKVNKLKQHLGKPFLEINPLDAALRDINDGDTVEIFSQRGKVRVNAVVTTDIKTGVIFLPMHWGKILNRDFGRTNNLTNTLVDPKSKEPDFKFSAVQVQKYQKPFEKIVIIGAGAAAYRFINTYREKNLTDDIHVFSQEAHPFYNRVLLPEYLNGHLNWEQLEKFKNGELAKLDVYLHESTGIRCINRIAKTVTDTHGKVHAYDKLIIATGSRAFVPKDVPMELPGIFTMRNRGDADRLKTFLNHQGHVVIVGGGLLGLELAASLREIDIQVSIVQLSSRLMERQLDLISGDLLREHIDEMDVKVYFNDQVQTIFLNKNEPGLVVNLKSGKALPCNAVVYAIGTRPNVELALEAEIACGRGIQVNDYLQTTTDPEIFAMGEVAEFKGVVNGITAAAEQQADVAARFLAGDFSSYYSGSIFMNILKLADLDLCSLGLVEVPDNSPDYEEVIFTDKAKRYYKKCIIHQDKLVGAILMGDKSEFAEFKTLIENKIELSEKRMELLRSGKPIAPVLGKLVCSCNNVGEGNLTAMVKGGCTDFRQLCQQSGAGLGCGSCKPEVKAILERALPSEPVSV, from the coding sequence ATGAAAAAGAATAAGAGCCATCGTTTTAAAACTACCTGTTCGTACTGCGGCGTAGGCTGCGGCATTGTGGTGGAACAAGACGCCAAAGGTAAAATTCGGGTAGAAGGCGATGCGGAGCATCCGGTAAACAGAGGCATGCTTTGCTCCAAAGGATTGAATTTACATTACGTGGTTTCGGACCATTCCGACCGCTTATTGTACCCCGAAATGCGCTGGGCCAAAAACCAGCCGCGCCAACGGGTAAGCTGGGATACGGCTTTAGACCGGGCCGCCGCCGTTTTCAAAACCATTATCGACAAGTACGGACCCGATTCGGTAGGTTTTTACGCCTCCGGGCAATGCCTCACCGAAGAGTATTACATCGTAAACAAGCTGGTAAAAGGCTATTTAGGAACAAATAACCTCGATACCAATTCTAGGTTGTGCATGAGTTCGGCGGTAGTGGGTTATAAAATGGCGCTCGGGGAAGATGCTGTTCCGGCCAGTTACGACGATATAGAACTAGCCGATTGTTTTTTAATTGCCGGGGCCAATCCGGCCTGGTGCCACCCCATTATTTACCGGCGCTTAGAGCAGCATAAAGAACAGCATCCCGAAATAAAAGTAATCGTCGTGGACCCGCGCCGCACGCAAACCTGCGCTTTAGCCGACCTGCATTTGCAAATAAATCCGGGTACCGATATTATCTTGTACCACGCCATTGCCCGTTACCTCATCGAAGAAAATTTAATCGATGCGGCTTTCGTGCAAAACCATACCGATGGGTTCGAAAATTTTAAAAAATTTGTATTTCAGACCAGTCTCGAAGAAGCGGCCTTTACCTGCGATGTGCCGGTTTCGGATATCAAGCTAGCGGCTACTTATATTGGCAATGCCAACGGTTTTATTTCCATGTGGGCCATGGGCTTGAACCAGAGTGTTATCGGGGTAGATAAAAATTTAGCTTTATTGAACTTGTCGTTGGTAACCGGGCAGATTGGGAAGCCAGGTTCCGGACCTTTGTCCTTAACCGGACAACCAAACGCCATGGGTGGCCGCGAAGTAGGAGGGATGGCCAATTTGCTATCGGCGCACCGCGATTTAGCAAACCCGGTACACCGGCAGGAAGTGGCTAATTACTGGGGGGTACCCAGTGTACCCGCTCAGCCGGGTCTTACCGCCACCGAAATGTTTCAGGCTTTGCGCGACGATAAATTAAAAGCCGTCTGGATTATTTGCACCAACCCCTTGGTAAGTTTACCGGATGCCGGCTTAATGGAAGAAGCTTTGAAAAAAGCCCGTTTTGTGGTGGTACAGGATATTTCGAACAAAGCCGATACCTTACAGTACGCCGATTTGGTATTGCCTGCCGCCGGTTGGCTTGAAAAATCCGGCACCATGACCAACTCGGAGCGCCGCATTAGCTACTTAAACAAAGTTGTATCCCCACCCGGAGAAGCTTTACCGGATGTAGAGATTCTTTGCCGCTTCGCCAAGAAAATGAATTTTTCAGGATTTGATTACAAACGAACTGATGAAATTTACGAAGAACACGCTCGCCTGACCAAAGGGACTAACATTGATATTAGCGGCTTAAACTACGAAGCCTTACAGGAAAAGCGTAGCATTCAATGGCCGGTTCCCGCCTTGGGCCACGAGGGTACACCGCGCTTGTTTACCGACCATCAGTTTTATACGCCCAATAAACGCGCGAAAATTTTAACTCCGGCTACTATTTACAACCAGTCGGAACAGGTGAGTCCGGAGTTCCCGCTTATTTTAACGACCGGCCGGGTCCGCGACCAATGGCACACCATGACGCGCACCGGCAAAGTGAATAAACTGAAGCAGCACTTAGGTAAACCGTTCCTGGAAATTAACCCGCTGGATGCCGCTCTGCGCGATATCAATGACGGCGATACCGTGGAGATTTTCAGCCAGCGCGGCAAAGTTCGGGTAAACGCCGTAGTTACTACCGATATTAAAACGGGGGTGATATTCCTGCCCATGCACTGGGGTAAAATATTAAACCGCGATTTTGGCCGTACCAATAACCTGACGAATACTTTGGTCGACCCGAAATCAAAAGAGCCGGATTTTAAATTTTCGGCGGTACAGGTACAAAAATACCAAAAACCATTTGAGAAAATAGTAATCATCGGGGCCGGGGCAGCCGCCTACCGGTTTATTAATACTTACCGCGAGAAAAATCTTACCGATGATATTCACGTGTTTTCGCAGGAAGCTCATCCGTTTTATAACCGCGTGTTATTACCCGAATACCTGAACGGCCACCTGAACTGGGAGCAACTCGAAAAATTTAAAAATGGCGAACTGGCTAAGTTAGACGTGTACCTGCACGAGTCAACCGGAATCCGTTGCATCAACCGCATAGCCAAAACCGTTACCGATACTCACGGCAAAGTACATGCTTACGATAAGCTGATTATTGCCACCGGGAGCCGGGCTTTTGTGCCGAAAGATGTGCCGATGGAACTTCCGGGTATTTTTACCATGCGTAACCGCGGCGATGCCGACCGTTTAAAAACCTTCCTGAACCACCAGGGCCACGTGGTAATTGTGGGTGGTGGTTTACTGGGCTTAGAATTGGCTGCTTCCTTACGCGAAATTGATATACAAGTATCCATTGTGCAACTAAGCTCGCGGCTCATGGAGCGGCAACTCGACTTAATTTCCGGCGATTTGCTGCGCGAGCACATCGACGAGATGGACGTTAAAGTTTATTTCAACGACCAAGTGCAAACTATTTTCCTGAATAAAAACGAACCGGGACTAGTAGTAAATTTAAAAAGTGGCAAAGCCTTGCCTTGTAACGCGGTAGTTTACGCTATAGGCACACGACCAAATGTAGAACTAGCGCTGGAGGCCGAAATAGCTTGCGGCCGGGGAATTCAGGTAAACGATTATTTGCAAACTACCACCGACCCGGAAATCTTTGCCATGGGTGAAGTAGCCGAATTTAAAGGCGTGGTAAACGGTATTACCGCCGCCGCCGAGCAACAAGCCGATGTAGCCGCCAGATTCTTGGCTGGTGATTTCAGTAGCTATTATTCCGGCTCTATTTTCATGAATATCTTAAAATTAGCCGATCTGGATTTGTGTTCCTTGGGACTGGTGGAGGTGCCGGATAATAGCCCGGATTACGAAGAGGTAATCTTCACGGACAAAGCCAAACGCTATTATAAGAAATGCATTATTCATCAGGATAAGCTGGTTGGGGCTATTCTGATGGGCGATAAAAGTGAATTTGCCGAATTCAAAACGCTCATCGAAAATAAGATAGAACTCTCAGAAAAACGCATGGAGCTACTCCGGTCCGGTAAACCAATTGCTCCGGTACTGGGTAAGCTGGTGTGCTCCTGCAACAACGTCGGCGAAGGAAATTTAACCGCCATGGTAAAGGGTGGCTGCACCGATTTCCGGCAACTATGTCAGCAATCCGGTGCCGGTCTAGGCTGCGGTTCCTGCAAACCCGAAGTTAAAGCTATTCTGGAACGAGCTCTACCATCCGAACCAGTTTCAGTTTAG